In Mytilus trossulus isolate FHL-02 chromosome 14, PNRI_Mtr1.1.1.hap1, whole genome shotgun sequence, a genomic segment contains:
- the LOC134696547 gene encoding UPF0547 protein C16orf87 homolog, producing the protein MVRGNFRRKSLDRQAIVKTCPNCEKQIPVACKTCGCGHKFITKSRANSLPSVKTEDEDSSIVKIRRTERTRRERPDYFNPLLLENAVKRPRKKSQPSTTTPVKPEEPPSDEPPKKKRGRPKGAPNKPRSQLLDTNKLIKEESDYEEDKIENENEVEEEEEIDMYADMPQERMKQFSFILGDLNRKFLGQGTQPR; encoded by the exons ATGGTTCGAGGAAATTTTAGAAGGAAAAGTTTAGACAGACAAGCTATTGTTAAAACATGTCCAAATTGTGAAAAACAG ATTCCTGTTGCATGTAAAACCTGTGGCTGTGGTCATAAATTTATCACTAAAAGCAGGGCAAACTCATTACCAAGTGTGAAAACTGAAG ATGAAGATAGTAGTATTGTGAAGATAAGAAGAACAGAGAGAACAAGAAGAGAGAGACCAGATTATTTCAATCCTCTTTTACTAGAAAATGCTGTTAAAAGACCTAGGAAAAAG TCACAGCCTTCAACAACTACACCAGTGAAACCCGAAGAACCCCCTTCTGATGAACCCCCTAAAAAGAAACGTGGAAGACCCAAAGGTGCCCCAAATAAACCCAGAAGTCAATTATtagatacaaataaattgataaaagaaGAATCAGATTATGAAgaagataaaattgaaaatgaaaatgaagtcgAAGAAG aggAGGAAATAGACATGTATGCAGATATGCCACAAGAAAGAATGAAACAATTCAGTTTTATATTGGGTGATCTAAACAGGAAGTTCCTTGGCCAAGGGACACAACCCagatga
- the LOC134697627 gene encoding uncharacterized protein LOC134697627, whose product MIKALYEDFTVQVIPVHESSFTNPFHVNTGVNQGCLLSPSLFLIAIDWVTKQALDTTPRGIQWNFALRLEDLDFSDDLALLSHRLKDMRDKTTELHKTGKKLGLKSTSRRQKL is encoded by the coding sequence ATGATCAAGGCATTGTATGAGGATTTCACAGTACAGGTGATACCGGTACATGAATCATCATTCACCAATCCTTTCCATGTAAATActggtgtgaaccaaggctgCCTACTCTCCCCATCACTATTCTTGATAGCTATAGACTGGGTAACAAAGCAAGCACTAGACACTACACCAAGAGGTATACAGTGGAACTTCGCACTAAGGCTAGAAGACCTAGATTTTTCAGATGATCTGGCTCTGTTATCTCACCGTTTGAAAGACATGAGAGACAAAACCACCGAACTCcataaaacaggaaaaaaactaGGGCTTAAATCAACATCAAGAAGACAAAAATTATGA
- the LOC134697626 gene encoding uncharacterized protein LOC134697626 — MTDWLNVDSGLKQGCVLSSIMFNIYINNLVDDINALNIGINIDDEKLAILLYADDVILMAENEEDLQKMLNVLNTWCLNNELTVNINKSKIMHFRNPAVLQTKCIFSIGGNSIECVKCYQYLGLLLTEYLDYQLMAKAVAKSASRALGLLIVKSKMHGGFQHKFFSKLYDTMVWSVISYGAGIWGTRDFSCINAVQNRAMRFFMGIGKYTPNDAIAGDMGWKPPCNRSSFAKFRSGVAPLKLETGRYEKKEVHERTCFNCSSIVEDEMHKAFQI; from the exons ATGACTGACTGGTTAAATGTTGATTCTGGATTGAAACAAGGTTGTGTTTTATCATCtataatgtttaatatatatataaataatttggttGATGACATTAATGCTTTGAATATTGGTATTAACATAGATGATGAAAAATTAGCTATATTGTTATATGCTGATGATGTTATTTTAATGGCAGAGAATGAAgaagatctacaaaaaatgttgaatgtgCTTAATACATGGTGTCTCAATAATGAGCTGacagttaatataaataaatctaagATCATGCATTTTAGAAATCCAGCTGTTCTACAaactaaatgtattttttctattgGTGGTAATAGTATAGAATGTGTAAAATGTTATCAATATTTAGGCTTATTACTTACTGAATATTTAGATTATCAGTTAATGGCTAAGGCAGTAGCGAAGTCAGCCAGTAGAGCATTAGGATTATTAATTGTAAAGAGTAAAATGCATGGTGGTTTCCAGCacaaatttttttctaaactgtaTGATACAATGGTATGGTCAGTTATTAGTTATGGCGCAGGTATTTGGGGAACAAGAGACTTTTCCTGCATAAATGCAGTCCAAAACAGGGCCATGAGATTTTTCATGGGTATTGGCAAATACACACCAAATGATGCCATAGCTGGTGATATGGGCTGGAAACCTCCATGC AACAGAAGTTCATTTGCTAAATTTAGAAGTGGGGTAGCTCCACTTAAACTAGAAACTGGAAGATATGAAAAGAAAGAAGTCCACGAGAGGACATGTTTTAACTGTAGCTCTATTGTTGAAGATGAAAtgcat AAAGCATTCCAAATTTAA